One segment of Micromonospora parathelypteridis DNA contains the following:
- a CDS encoding 4'-phosphopantetheinyl transferase family protein produces the protein MIENLLPAGTSVSETFRDLDDEAVFPGEEAAVAQAVESRRREFVTARRCAREALAGLGVAPTPIVPGPRREPTWPTGVVGSITHCAGYRGAAVAARTSLASLGIDAEPHAALPTGVLDAVTLPAERRRLAELTERLPATCWDRLLFSAKESVYKAWYPLTHRMLGFDEAELTVDAAAGVFTARLLVPGTRVDGALALTGFTGRWLIKDDLILTAVTVEA, from the coding sequence GTGATTGAGAACCTGCTCCCGGCGGGCACCAGCGTCTCCGAAACCTTCCGCGATCTCGACGACGAGGCGGTGTTTCCGGGTGAGGAGGCCGCCGTCGCCCAGGCGGTCGAGTCCCGCCGGCGAGAGTTCGTCACCGCCCGCCGCTGCGCGCGCGAGGCGCTGGCCGGGCTGGGCGTCGCGCCGACGCCGATCGTGCCCGGTCCCCGGCGCGAGCCGACCTGGCCGACCGGCGTGGTCGGCAGCATCACCCACTGCGCCGGCTACCGCGGCGCTGCCGTCGCGGCCCGCACCAGCCTTGCCAGCCTGGGTATCGACGCAGAACCGCATGCGGCCCTACCGACGGGGGTCCTCGATGCGGTCACACTGCCGGCCGAACGGCGGCGCTTGGCCGAGCTGACCGAGCGGCTTCCCGCCACCTGCTGGGACCGGCTGCTGTTCAGCGCGAAGGAGTCGGTCTACAAGGCCTGGTATCCGCTGACGCACCGGATGCTGGGTTTCGACGAGGCCGAGCTGACCGTGGATGCGGCGGCCGGAGTCTTCACCGCGCGTCTGCTGGTGCCGGGCACACGTGTCGACGGCGCGCTGGCGCTGACCGGCTTCACCGGGCGCTGGTTGATCAAGGACGACCTGATCCTCACCGCGGTAACGGTCGAAGCCTGA
- a CDS encoding TetR/AcrR family transcriptional regulator, with translation MPKIVDPQQRRRAVADAVHAVVARCGLEAATLRNVADEAGLAVGSVRHYFTDHDELMIFAVQELGRRVGERVWAHAERLLSGSTGSREDRRRRTEELLAEFLPLDDVRRDEVVLRHTFTTAARTRPPLLTHAEAMQQTLHELVHRTLQGAQTSGGLPADLDLELESVRLRALLDGLGLQAALFPRRFTSDLLREVLHHHLDSLVAASDRGPE, from the coding sequence ATGCCAAAGATCGTCGATCCCCAGCAACGCCGCCGTGCGGTGGCCGACGCCGTGCACGCCGTCGTCGCACGCTGCGGCCTGGAAGCGGCCACGCTGCGCAACGTGGCCGACGAAGCGGGGCTGGCCGTCGGATCGGTTCGGCACTACTTCACCGACCACGACGAGCTGATGATCTTCGCGGTGCAGGAGCTGGGGCGCCGCGTCGGCGAGCGGGTCTGGGCGCACGCCGAGCGCCTGCTCAGCGGGTCCACCGGCAGCCGCGAGGACCGACGCCGCCGCACCGAGGAACTCCTCGCCGAATTCCTGCCGCTCGACGACGTACGGCGCGACGAGGTGGTCCTCCGGCACACGTTCACCACGGCGGCCCGGACTCGTCCGCCGCTGCTCACCCACGCCGAGGCGATGCAGCAGACCCTGCACGAACTGGTTCATCGCACACTGCAGGGTGCGCAGACGTCCGGCGGCCTGCCCGCCGACCTCGACCTGGAGCTGGAGAGCGTCCGCCTGCGTGCGCTGCTCGACGGCCTGGGCCTGCAGGCCGCGTTGTTCCCGCGACGCTTCACGTCGGATCTGCTGCGTGAGGTCCTGCACCATCACCTGGACTCGCTGGTCGCGGCCTCGGACCGCGGTCCAGAGTAG
- a CDS encoding helix-turn-helix transcriptional regulator, whose product MVERQEPVRILRERLAAALQGQGGLVTVAGPAGSGRTTLLADLCSTAAQSGATVLYAASSTSERDLPLGVLGQLLSEAALAAPGTEQAARRWSTGRDGGGPAALQRSSADDLCALLLDLATRTPLLICVDDARQTDDASLLCLATLAQRIGGSRVLLVVADLPDDSSSHPATPLRRAGGRHIELEVLSRFGVSEIVARRTGRSDDALSARCHAISGGNPALVHALLDDWEAPTAGDTETASRAALGYGDFFRQAVRSCLGRYDDGVVGVARAAAVLGDSSSAELVTALLGLNPTRVGQLLGQLNRTGLARQDKPCHTAVRDAILDDAAPAEIGWFNRQTARLLHARGATAERVARHLLAADDPGHDWMIDTLCQAADEAVSDDAGFAHRCLELARKHGADCRRLADVLVRLTGVEWQLPSFSMARSSANVRGALAEIRAGGEHTPALLRYLLRQGSFADVAEAVTVVGENADVIRPADLQELRLLVSVSYPTLVDHLGYPDQIGPNEERTGAAILHRVLTQQADEHDLAAADRILLAAQPTSDSFDQVESALLALIYADELGRAAAACEVVMDRAARVGSAAWRARLAALHAETTLRKGDLAATTAQAQLALAHLPEEAWGVAVGGPLSCLLLTATMDGDLAAAVEYAALPVPDDIFRTRFGLHYLYARGEYHLATNRSQAALADFLTCGELMRGWGIDSPSLVPWRTAAARANLRLGKSEQARWLVEEQSSRTGWPVSRSRGTPLRHRAAVADTDTRYRSALLHQAFDELIDGRDRAESGRALAGLGHAYQTLGEHRRARTMPRRADRLTEAQRVTPMLARLAATSAESGSAGGDADGAYLGDTPVLSDAERRVATLAAAGLTNREIAVKLYITMSTVEQHLTRVYRKLKLTGRDALPVGLDRLTAIA is encoded by the coding sequence TTGGTAGAAAGACAAGAACCTGTTCGGATTCTCCGCGAACGGCTGGCGGCAGCCCTGCAGGGTCAGGGCGGTCTGGTCACCGTGGCCGGTCCGGCTGGCAGCGGCAGGACCACACTCCTGGCCGATCTCTGCTCCACCGCCGCACAGTCCGGCGCAACTGTTCTCTACGCCGCCAGCTCGACGAGCGAGCGCGACCTTCCGCTCGGCGTTCTGGGCCAGTTGCTGAGCGAGGCCGCGCTGGCGGCCCCTGGCACAGAGCAGGCAGCCCGTCGGTGGTCCACCGGTCGTGACGGCGGCGGACCTGCCGCCTTGCAGAGGTCGTCGGCCGATGACCTCTGCGCGCTCCTGCTCGACCTCGCCACTCGGACGCCGCTGCTCATCTGCGTCGACGACGCCCGCCAGACGGATGATGCGTCGCTGCTCTGCCTGGCGACACTCGCTCAGCGCATCGGTGGCAGCCGCGTCCTGCTCGTGGTCGCGGATCTGCCGGACGACAGCAGCTCGCACCCGGCTACGCCACTGCGGCGGGCGGGGGGTCGCCACATCGAGTTGGAGGTGCTCTCCCGGTTCGGAGTGAGCGAGATCGTCGCCCGGCGCACGGGTCGGTCAGACGACGCCCTCAGCGCTCGCTGCCACGCCATCAGCGGTGGCAACCCGGCACTGGTGCACGCCTTGCTGGACGACTGGGAAGCGCCTACGGCCGGGGACACGGAAACGGCATCCCGCGCCGCACTCGGTTACGGCGACTTCTTCCGCCAGGCGGTACGCAGCTGTCTCGGCCGCTACGACGACGGGGTCGTCGGCGTGGCCCGGGCTGCGGCCGTGCTGGGCGATTCCAGCTCGGCGGAGCTCGTCACCGCCCTGCTCGGCCTGAACCCGACGCGGGTCGGGCAGCTCCTCGGGCAGCTGAACCGCACCGGGCTGGCGCGCCAGGACAAGCCGTGTCACACCGCCGTGCGCGACGCCATCCTCGACGACGCCGCCCCCGCGGAGATCGGCTGGTTCAACCGGCAGACCGCACGGCTCCTGCATGCCCGTGGTGCCACAGCCGAGCGCGTCGCCCGACACCTGCTGGCCGCCGACGACCCCGGTCACGACTGGATGATCGACACCTTGTGCCAGGCCGCCGACGAGGCGGTCTCCGATGACGCCGGCTTCGCGCATCGCTGCCTTGAGCTGGCTCGCAAGCACGGCGCCGACTGTCGTCGGCTCGCCGACGTGCTGGTCCGACTGACCGGCGTCGAGTGGCAGCTCCCGTCGTTCAGCATGGCGCGCAGCTCAGCCAATGTGCGCGGCGCGCTGGCGGAGATCCGCGCCGGCGGAGAACACACTCCGGCCCTGTTGCGCTACCTGCTGAGGCAGGGATCCTTCGCCGACGTTGCGGAGGCCGTGACCGTCGTCGGCGAGAACGCCGACGTCATCCGCCCGGCCGATCTGCAGGAGCTTCGCCTGCTCGTCTCGGTCTCCTACCCCACGCTGGTCGACCACCTCGGCTATCCCGACCAGATCGGCCCGAACGAAGAGCGCACCGGTGCGGCGATCCTGCACCGCGTGCTGACCCAACAGGCTGACGAGCACGACCTCGCGGCGGCGGACCGCATATTGCTGGCGGCGCAGCCCACCTCGGACTCCTTCGACCAGGTCGAGTCCGCCCTGCTCGCACTCATCTACGCCGACGAGCTCGGCCGTGCCGCAGCCGCCTGCGAGGTCGTGATGGACCGAGCCGCGCGGGTCGGCAGCGCGGCGTGGCGGGCCCGGCTCGCTGCCCTGCACGCCGAGACGACACTGCGCAAGGGCGATCTCGCCGCCACGACCGCTCAGGCTCAACTCGCGCTGGCCCACCTTCCGGAGGAAGCCTGGGGCGTCGCGGTAGGTGGCCCGCTGTCGTGCCTGCTGCTGACGGCCACCATGGACGGGGACCTGGCGGCGGCGGTCGAGTACGCCGCCCTGCCGGTGCCCGACGACATCTTCCGGACCCGGTTCGGCCTGCACTACCTGTACGCCCGCGGTGAGTATCACCTGGCCACGAACCGCTCCCAGGCTGCGCTCGCCGACTTCCTCACCTGCGGTGAGCTGATGCGTGGTTGGGGCATCGACTCCCCCAGCCTTGTGCCGTGGCGCACCGCCGCGGCACGAGCGAACCTGCGGCTGGGCAAGTCGGAGCAGGCCCGCTGGCTGGTCGAGGAGCAGAGCTCACGCACCGGGTGGCCGGTCTCCCGCAGCCGCGGCACCCCGCTGCGGCATCGCGCGGCCGTCGCCGACACCGACACCCGCTACCGTTCGGCCCTGCTGCACCAGGCGTTCGATGAGTTGATCGACGGCAGGGACAGAGCCGAGTCTGGTCGGGCGCTGGCCGGGCTCGGCCACGCGTACCAGACGCTGGGTGAGCACCGGCGGGCCCGGACCATGCCGCGGCGCGCCGACCGGCTGACCGAGGCGCAGCGGGTGACGCCGATGCTCGCCCGGCTCGCGGCGACGTCCGCCGAATCCGGCTCGGCGGGTGGCGACGCGGACGGTGCCTACCTCGGCGACACGCCGGTGCTCAGCGACGCCGAACGGCGGGTGGCCACCCTGGCGGCGGCCGGCCTGACCAACCGCGAGATCGCCGTCAAGCTCTACATCACGATGAGCACTGTCGAACAACACCTGACCCGGGTTTACCGGAAGTTGAAGCTGACCGGCCGCGACGCCCTGCCGGTCGGGCTCGACCGGCTGACCGCCATTGCCTGA
- a CDS encoding sensor histidine kinase, protein MQLFGTVVLLTALGTSTESRFWVWSLYTASLVCWLVYLVSGRRFPRFAWVELAIGTLLAAATLGHADEITASVLASVLIGRFTALAEPPARVVTAVVSAAVGISVLTSLVTQQPAQQLVTYPVLLLTAALLGLNRRQYLLRLVQTEELLAETRQRRTEEQRAAALAERARIAREIHDVLAHSLGALGVQLQVVDTLLEEKRDVDAALARVRRCQQLAREGVTEARRAVAVLRGDVPEVPSALAGMAAAHRHDHQVAVTVEVQGSPCPMTQDVATSLVLVAREALTNAARHAPGADVAMTLTYESAGVRLRVRNGPTAGAVRVPGPRAPGYGLVGMRERLALVGGTLAAGAEANGCWQVEAILPS, encoded by the coding sequence ATGCAGCTGTTCGGCACCGTGGTGCTGCTCACCGCCCTCGGCACGAGCACGGAAAGCCGATTCTGGGTGTGGTCGTTGTATACGGCGAGCCTGGTGTGCTGGCTGGTCTACCTGGTCAGCGGCCGTCGGTTCCCGCGCTTCGCCTGGGTCGAGCTGGCCATCGGCACACTGCTCGCCGCGGCGACGCTCGGGCACGCCGACGAGATCACCGCCAGTGTGCTTGCCAGCGTTCTGATCGGCCGGTTCACCGCCCTCGCCGAGCCACCGGCGCGCGTCGTCACTGCCGTGGTGAGCGCGGCCGTCGGCATCTCGGTGCTGACCTCGCTCGTCACCCAACAGCCCGCCCAGCAACTCGTCACCTATCCGGTGCTGCTGCTCACCGCGGCGCTGCTCGGCCTCAACCGGCGGCAGTACCTGCTGCGGCTGGTCCAGACGGAGGAGTTGCTCGCCGAGACGCGGCAGCGGCGAACGGAGGAGCAGCGTGCCGCAGCGCTTGCCGAGCGGGCCCGCATCGCCCGGGAGATCCACGATGTCCTGGCGCATTCGCTGGGCGCGCTCGGGGTGCAGTTGCAGGTGGTGGACACGTTGCTTGAGGAGAAGCGCGATGTGGATGCTGCCCTGGCGCGGGTACGCCGTTGCCAGCAGCTGGCCCGGGAGGGCGTCACGGAGGCGCGCCGGGCGGTGGCCGTACTGCGAGGCGACGTCCCGGAAGTGCCAAGCGCGCTGGCCGGGATGGCCGCCGCCCACCGCCACGACCATCAGGTCGCGGTGACCGTCGAGGTCCAGGGCAGTCCGTGCCCGATGACTCAGGACGTCGCGACCTCGTTGGTCCTGGTGGCCCGCGAGGCGCTGACCAACGCGGCACGGCACGCACCCGGTGCGGACGTCGCGATGACGCTGACGTACGAGAGCGCCGGTGTACGGCTCCGCGTCCGTAATGGTCCCACCGCCGGTGCGGTTCGGGTGCCCGGTCCGCGCGCGCCCGGCTACGGCCTGGTGGGGATGCGCGAGCGGCTCGCGCTGGTCGGCGGTACGCTCGCCGCCGGCGCGGAGGCGAACGGTTGTTGGCAGGTGGAGGCCATCCTGCCGAGCTGA
- a CDS encoding ATP-binding cassette domain-containing protein → MIKVRGLAKTFKARRTAVPAVRGVDIDVAEGEMVGFLGPNGAGKSTTLRMLATLLRPTAGEAVIAGCDLLSDPGGVRLRIGYVGQGNGAGTGQRVREELVIQARLYGLRPAAALLRVDELLARYELEALADRLVGTLSGGQRRRLDIVMGVLHRPGLVFLDEPSTALDPQSRNNLWQHIRSLRDEHGCTIFLTTHYLDEVDALCERILIIDDGRIISEGTPDGLKAGISGDLVTLATIDPPAAAAAAARIPDVQDVTVDGPHLRFRVPGGDAVVPELMRVLESYGNNVLSVQIQRPTLDDVFLTLTGRSLREADAAPVPS, encoded by the coding sequence ATGATCAAAGTGCGAGGCCTCGCGAAGACCTTCAAGGCGCGACGCACGGCGGTACCGGCGGTGCGCGGCGTCGACATCGACGTCGCCGAGGGCGAGATGGTGGGCTTCCTGGGGCCGAACGGCGCTGGCAAGAGCACGACGCTGCGGATGCTCGCCACCCTTCTGCGCCCCACCGCGGGTGAGGCCGTCATCGCGGGCTGCGACCTGCTCTCGGATCCCGGCGGGGTACGGTTGCGGATCGGCTACGTGGGCCAGGGCAACGGCGCGGGCACCGGTCAGCGGGTGCGTGAGGAGCTTGTGATCCAGGCCCGCCTGTACGGGCTTCGGCCCGCTGCGGCCCTGCTCCGAGTCGACGAGTTGTTGGCCCGGTACGAGCTGGAGGCCTTGGCCGACCGCCTGGTGGGGACCCTCTCGGGTGGACAACGACGGCGCCTCGACATCGTCATGGGCGTCCTGCACAGGCCAGGACTGGTGTTCCTCGACGAGCCCTCGACGGCCCTCGACCCGCAGAGCCGCAACAACCTCTGGCAGCACATTCGCTCTCTGCGCGACGAGCACGGCTGCACCATCTTCCTCACCACCCACTACCTCGACGAGGTCGACGCACTGTGCGAGCGAATTCTGATCATCGACGACGGCCGCATCATCTCGGAGGGCACTCCGGACGGTCTCAAGGCCGGTATCTCCGGTGACCTGGTCACGCTCGCCACGATCGATCCGCCAGCGGCGGCAGCCGCCGCGGCCCGCATTCCGGACGTGCAGGACGTGACTGTTGACGGCCCACACCTGCGGTTCCGGGTGCCGGGTGGCGACGCCGTCGTGCCGGAGCTGATGCGCGTGCTCGAGTCGTACGGCAACAACGTTCTGTCGGTCCAGATCCAGCGACCCACCCTGGACGACGTCTTTCTCACCCTCACCGGGCGCAGCCTGCGAGAGGCCGACGCGGCCCCGGTGCCGTCATGA
- a CDS encoding ABC transporter permease — protein sequence MRMVMQLARQTALILLRSARPWYRSPIAVFVGLSGPLIYLVLFGPLLKSSLGGDSWQWFVPGMLMQLTVFGAAYAGFSLTPELRNGVMERLWVAPVSRTALLLGRVLSDVAQLMLQGVLLLVVAVLFGFHTSLAAMGLALALVAVLGAGLSSASYALALWIREENRFAPLLSMLLLPLMLLSGVLLPMESAPGWLHTLSRINPLTYVVDALRAITTQRYAADETLIGLAVTIGLGAACAFWGLRAMAREQT from the coding sequence ATGAGGATGGTCATGCAACTCGCGCGGCAGACCGCACTGATCCTGCTCCGAAGCGCCCGGCCCTGGTACCGCAGCCCCATCGCGGTCTTCGTGGGGCTGTCTGGGCCGCTGATCTACCTCGTCCTCTTCGGCCCGCTGCTCAAGAGCAGCCTGGGCGGTGACTCCTGGCAGTGGTTCGTGCCCGGCATGCTGATGCAGCTCACCGTCTTTGGCGCTGCGTACGCGGGTTTCTCGCTGACTCCGGAGCTGCGCAACGGCGTGATGGAGCGGTTGTGGGTCGCCCCGGTCAGCCGCACGGCGCTGCTGCTGGGCCGGGTGCTCAGCGATGTGGCGCAGTTGATGTTGCAGGGTGTGCTGCTGTTGGTGGTGGCCGTCCTGTTCGGCTTCCACACCTCGCTGGCGGCGATGGGGCTGGCCCTTGCCCTGGTGGCGGTGCTCGGTGCGGGGCTCAGTTCGGCGTCGTACGCGTTGGCGCTGTGGATCCGCGAGGAGAATCGCTTCGCGCCGCTGCTGAGCATGCTGCTGCTGCCGTTGATGCTGCTGTCGGGTGTGCTGCTGCCGATGGAGAGCGCACCCGGCTGGCTGCACACCCTGTCGCGGATCAATCCGCTGACCTACGTGGTCGACGCTCTGCGGGCCATCACGACCCAGCGCTACGCCGCCGACGAGACGCTGATCGGGCTGGCCGTGACCATCGGGCTGGGCGCGGCGTGTGCCTTCTGGGGGCTGCGGGCGATGGCCCGCGAGCAGACCTGA
- a CDS encoding metallophosphoesterase family protein, with the protein MSGTLFAVSDLHVSYPENRQVTDALRPESDEDWLLVAGDVGEIFDEVVEVLRMLSRRFAKVIWAPGNHELWTHPQDPVRLRGDDRYRALVEASRELGVLTPEDDYAVWPGEGGPLLIAPLFLLYDYSFRAPGTRNKSESLQYAYDTGVVCSDEVLLHPDPYPSREAWCRARVAETERRLGAVDPALHTVLVSHWPLIRRPTEVLRYPEFAQWCGTELTADWHVRFRAELAVYGHLHIPRSTVHDGVRFEEVSLGYPREWRPRRGDTPRALRAVLDVPAGVR; encoded by the coding sequence ATGAGTGGCACTCTCTTCGCCGTCAGCGACCTGCACGTGTCGTACCCGGAAAATCGCCAGGTCACCGACGCGCTGCGGCCGGAGTCCGACGAGGACTGGCTTCTCGTCGCGGGCGACGTCGGCGAGATATTCGACGAGGTCGTCGAGGTGCTGCGGATGCTCAGCCGGCGGTTTGCCAAGGTGATCTGGGCGCCCGGCAATCACGAGCTGTGGACCCACCCGCAGGATCCGGTACGGCTGCGGGGCGACGACCGTTACCGCGCGCTCGTCGAGGCCAGCCGTGAGTTGGGCGTACTGACGCCCGAGGATGACTACGCGGTCTGGCCGGGCGAAGGCGGTCCCCTCTTGATCGCGCCACTGTTCCTCCTCTACGACTACTCGTTTCGGGCGCCGGGCACCAGGAACAAGAGCGAGTCGCTGCAGTACGCGTACGACACAGGGGTGGTGTGCAGCGACGAGGTGTTGTTGCACCCGGATCCCTACCCGAGTCGCGAGGCGTGGTGCCGGGCCCGGGTCGCCGAGACCGAACGGCGGCTCGGAGCCGTCGATCCGGCCCTGCATACCGTGCTGGTCAGTCACTGGCCGCTGATCCGGCGACCGACCGAGGTGCTGCGCTACCCCGAGTTCGCCCAATGGTGCGGCACCGAGCTGACCGCGGACTGGCACGTGCGGTTCCGTGCTGAGCTGGCGGTCTACGGCCATCTCCACATTCCCCGGAGCACCGTCCACGATGGCGTACGATTCGAGGAGGTGTCGCTGGGCTACCCGCGGGAGTGGCGGCCCCGGCGTGGTGACACTCCCCGCGCCCTGCGCGCCGTCCTGGACGTCCCGGCGGGCGTACGGTGA
- a CDS encoding response regulator transcription factor: MKEHQTPVIRLAIVDDQQTVREGLVALAELLDGVEVVGEATDGQQAVQLVQQTSPDVVLMDLRMPVMDGIAATRAIVEAYPDVAVLLLSTFADDALITEALRAGARGYLTKNAGRHEILTAIRSAMAGNWTLDATVSQSLVAALTAQRAPVAAAPQDGPQPDGLTKREAQVLRLVARGLSNAEIAAELFISEATVKTHLNNTYAKTGVKNRVEAVRYVVGHGLGE, translated from the coding sequence GTGAAGGAACACCAGACTCCCGTCATCAGGCTGGCCATCGTCGACGATCAGCAGACCGTGCGGGAAGGGCTCGTGGCACTCGCGGAGCTGCTCGACGGGGTCGAGGTGGTCGGCGAGGCGACCGACGGCCAGCAGGCCGTGCAACTCGTCCAGCAGACGTCACCCGACGTGGTGCTGATGGACCTGCGGATGCCGGTCATGGACGGCATCGCGGCGACTCGCGCGATCGTCGAGGCGTACCCCGACGTGGCGGTGCTCCTGCTCTCCACATTCGCCGACGACGCCCTGATCACCGAGGCACTACGGGCCGGAGCGCGGGGTTACCTGACGAAGAACGCCGGCCGGCACGAGATCCTGACGGCGATCCGCTCCGCGATGGCCGGCAACTGGACACTCGACGCCACCGTCTCGCAGTCACTGGTGGCGGCCCTGACCGCACAGCGGGCGCCCGTAGCCGCGGCACCGCAGGACGGACCGCAGCCAGACGGCCTGACCAAGCGGGAGGCACAGGTGCTGCGGCTGGTCGCCCGCGGCCTCAGCAACGCCGAGATCGCCGCGGAGCTGTTCATCAGTGAGGCAACCGTCAAGACCCACCTGAACAACACCTACGCGAAGACCGGGGTCAAGAACCGCGTCGAGGCTGTCCGTTACGTCGTCGGGCACGGCCTCGGCGAGTGA
- a CDS encoding class I adenylate-forming enzyme family protein, with product MTASIISPESVQTLEAFEQDALRTAAVLRERGVGLGERVMLKAGNSTAWLGTLLGLMHAGASIVLVDQREHVETTTRIAQRAGVKAVLVDDDAPIDPDLQPVTLTELLMATAGRPVHDRRLDIDAWGDLDDGLIMWTSGSTGAPKGAVKSGRKFLRNLERNADQVGHHSDDVLLPLLPFSHQYGLSMVLIAWLRRCSLVVAPYRRLDRSLLLAGISGSTVIDATPASYRSMLNIVHRNPKLRSCLDSVRMFCVGAAPLDSNLVDRYVAEFNLPLLDSYGSTELGNISFATLDNPVACGKAMEGIRLRVTDDDGREVAPGEAGEIEVDTPDAMEGHLSEGGALVPLPSGWQSTGDLGHLDQHGNLTVLGRKLAVHRMGYTLYPELIERKAAAAGCSVRVVALEDERLDARLVFVVEDEQERDPSYWWGRLTEALPQFERPNRVLVVGEFPLNRNGKPDKQQMAQLARADAKP from the coding sequence ATGACCGCATCCATCATCAGCCCCGAGTCGGTCCAGACGTTGGAAGCATTCGAACAGGATGCCCTGCGAACCGCCGCAGTCCTGCGCGAACGTGGTGTCGGGCTCGGCGAGCGGGTCATGCTCAAGGCCGGCAACTCGACGGCCTGGCTCGGTACGCTGCTTGGGCTCATGCACGCTGGCGCCTCGATCGTCCTGGTCGATCAGCGTGAGCACGTCGAGACGACCACCCGGATTGCCCAGCGCGCCGGGGTCAAGGCGGTACTGGTCGACGACGACGCGCCGATCGACCCCGACCTGCAACCGGTCACCCTCACCGAACTGCTGATGGCCACGGCGGGCCGGCCGGTCCACGACCGGCGCCTCGACATCGACGCCTGGGGCGATCTGGATGACGGCCTGATCATGTGGACGTCCGGTTCGACCGGCGCGCCAAAGGGCGCGGTGAAGTCAGGTCGCAAGTTCCTGCGCAACCTGGAGCGCAACGCCGACCAGGTGGGTCACCACTCCGACGACGTCCTGCTGCCCCTCCTGCCGTTCTCCCACCAGTACGGCCTGTCCATGGTCCTGATCGCCTGGTTGCGCAGGTGTTCCCTGGTGGTGGCGCCGTATCGGCGGCTGGATCGCTCTCTGCTGCTGGCCGGCATCTCCGGCAGCACCGTCATCGACGCCACACCGGCGAGCTACCGCAGCATGCTCAACATCGTGCACCGCAACCCGAAGCTGCGCTCCTGTCTCGACTCGGTGCGGATGTTCTGCGTCGGCGCCGCCCCGCTCGACAGCAACCTCGTCGATCGGTACGTGGCCGAGTTCAACCTGCCGCTGCTGGACAGCTACGGCAGCACCGAGCTGGGCAACATCTCGTTTGCCACCCTGGACAACCCGGTGGCCTGCGGCAAGGCGATGGAGGGCATTCGGCTGCGGGTGACCGACGACGATGGGCGAGAGGTCGCTCCGGGCGAGGCCGGGGAGATCGAGGTCGACACCCCGGACGCGATGGAGGGGCACCTGAGCGAGGGCGGTGCCCTGGTCCCGCTCCCGAGCGGCTGGCAGTCGACCGGCGACCTCGGTCACCTCGACCAGCACGGCAACCTCACCGTCCTCGGCCGCAAGCTTGCCGTCCACCGGATGGGCTACACGCTGTATCCCGAATTGATCGAGCGCAAGGCCGCCGCCGCCGGGTGTTCGGTGCGGGTGGTGGCGCTGGAGGACGAACGCCTCGACGCCCGGCTGGTCTTCGTCGTCGAGGACGAGCAGGAGCGTGACCCGTCCTACTGGTGGGGTCGGCTGACCGAAGCGCTGCCGCAGTTCGAGCGCCCGAACCGGGTGCTGGTCGTCGGCGAGTTCCCGCTCAACCGCAATGGCAAGCCGGACAAGCAGCAGATGGCGCAGCTCGCCCGGGCCGATGCGAAACCATGA
- a CDS encoding carbon-nitrogen hydrolase family protein: MTRIACWQAGCTPGGVADFLRRLEVAARQAAADGARLLVAPEMSLAGYPLRPATLAEAAEPVDGPWREAVHAIARRTGVAIVYGWPERDGTTVYNSVALVTAQGRTAAVYRKTHLFGEMDGAWFAAGSVPVVQTSLDGLTVGLLVCYDVEFPELVRAHALAGTELLVVPTALMEPWQIVARTLVPARAFESQLYIAYTNWTGERPPLRFCGMTTIAAPDGSSVVAAPDRETLLTGEIDPAVIAAARRDTTYLADLRQDLYSGPRSEAATSESR, encoded by the coding sequence ATGACCAGGATCGCCTGTTGGCAGGCCGGATGCACGCCCGGCGGGGTTGCGGACTTCCTGCGCCGACTTGAGGTCGCGGCCCGGCAGGCAGCGGCCGACGGGGCTCGGCTGCTGGTGGCGCCGGAGATGTCGCTCGCCGGCTATCCGTTGCGGCCGGCCACTCTCGCCGAGGCGGCGGAGCCGGTCGACGGGCCGTGGCGGGAGGCCGTGCACGCCATAGCCCGCAGAACCGGCGTCGCCATCGTCTACGGCTGGCCGGAGCGGGACGGCACGACGGTCTACAACTCCGTCGCCCTCGTCACCGCCCAGGGTCGCACCGCGGCGGTCTACCGCAAGACACACCTGTTTGGCGAGATGGACGGAGCCTGGTTCGCCGCCGGTTCGGTTCCGGTCGTGCAGACGTCCCTGGACGGTCTGACCGTGGGCCTGCTCGTCTGCTACGACGTCGAGTTCCCCGAGCTCGTCCGGGCACACGCGTTGGCCGGGACCGAGTTGCTGGTGGTGCCCACCGCGCTCATGGAACCCTGGCAGATCGTCGCCCGCACACTCGTGCCAGCACGTGCCTTCGAGAGCCAGCTGTACATCGCCTACACCAACTGGACCGGCGAGCGGCCGCCGTTGCGCTTCTGCGGAATGACCACGATCGCCGCGCCGGACGGCAGCTCGGTGGTTGCGGCGCCCGATCGGGAGACGTTGCTGACCGGCGAGATCGATCCGGCGGTCATCGCGGCGGCACGCCGCGACACCACCTACCTGGCTGACCTGCGCCAAGATCTCTACTCTGGACCGCGGTCCGAGGCCGCGACCAGCGAGTCCAGGTGA